In Humulus lupulus chromosome 6, drHumLupu1.1, whole genome shotgun sequence, a single genomic region encodes these proteins:
- the LOC133783399 gene encoding receptor-like protein 9DC3 → MWHGVECDEITGHVISLDLSSSYLYGSLDSNSSLFNLVHLQRLNLEDNHFNYSQIPSAIKKLSKLNYLNLADSFFSGQVPSEVSELFKLSHLYLCGNVDLVSMKYLLKLEKSNFESLISNLTSLEELCLSHVVISSTVPKSLGNLSSLTSLLLRECDLKGEFPANIFQLPNLQFLSVKLNDDLSGSLPTVFSSLIGLDVCGCNFSGMIPDSMGKLNQLIFLDLSQNKFIGKIPSFVGNLTQLNELSLHSNKFSGPVPLSLSKLVNLETLFLDSNNLSGILDFDMLIGMKNLSALGLSENKLSLVFSSRIDETFPQLTTLRLSRCNLRNFPDFLRHQKRIVDLKLTGNHISGQIPDWMLSISRETLSILYLSENSLIGELSSAVCNLSSLKLFDISSNKLGGKLPHCLCRFSKSLSILSLRNNTFTGNIPEFTEGIQLRIIDFGYNLFEGKLSKSLTNCRMLGYLNMESNNLNDVFPYWLGILPELEVLVLKGNEFHGIIGDPMTNLHFPKLRIIDLSYNNFIGKLPLKYIQSWKAMRSTSIEDFNYLKSIPFKIKTYNGYSLNVIYFYHITIAIKGKSIYYKEIQNIIAVINLSNNKFDGEIPEIIGKLKGLYSLDLSNNRLKGVIPSSLGNLRGLESLDLSQNELSREIPSELDRLSFLGYFNVSYNHLSGSIPQYHLSTFESSCYEGNLGLCGIPLPNLCGHSKPLEQPLPSFEEDSSTLFQFGWKVVAVGYGCGFLIGLFVEKFVNARKPNWLVMIFGISS, encoded by the coding sequence ATGTGGCATGGTGTTGAGTGTGATGAGATCACTGGTCATGTCATCAGTCTTGATCTTAGCAGCAGCTATCTCTATGGCTCTCTTGACTCCAATAGCAGTCTCTTCAACTTGGTTCACCTTCAAAGACTTAATCTTGAAGACAACCATTTCAATTACTCTCAAATACCCTCTGCTATTAAGAAACTTTCAAAGCTCAACTATCTCAACCTAGCAGACTCTTTCTTCTCTGGCCAAGTTCCTTCAGAAGTTTCAGAACTATTCAAATTATCACATCTTTATTTGTGTGGTAATGTTGATTTAGTTTCTATGAAATATCTATTGAAACTCGAAAAGTCTAATTTTGAGAGCCTGATTTCGAACCTAACAAGCCTTGAGGAACTTTGTCTCAGCCATGTTGTCATATCATCAACAGTGCCAAAATCGTTGGGAAATTTGTCTTCTTTGACATCCTTACTTCTTAGGGAATGCGATTTGAAAGGTGAATTCCCAGCCAATATCTTTCAACTACCAAATTTACAGTTTCTCAGTGTAAAGTTGAATGATGATCTCAGTGGAAGTTTACCTACAGTTTTTTCTTCTTTGATTGGGTTGGATGTTTGTGGGTGCAACTTTTCAGGAATGATTCCAGATTCCATGGGCAAGCTAAACCAACTCATTTTTCTTGACCTTTCTCAAAATAAATTTATAGGAAAAATCCCTTCTTTTGTTGGAAACCTAACTCAACTCAATGAGTTAAGTCTTCACTCAAATAAATTTAGTGGTCCAGTTCCTTTGTCTTTATCGAAGCTCGTAAATTTAGAAACTCTTTTCCTGGATAGTAATAATTTGAGTGGTATTCTTGATTTTGACATGCTTATTGGCATGAAAAACCTCAGTGCCCTTGGTTTATCCGAAAACAAACTCTCATTAGTGTTTAGTTCTAGGATAGATGAAACCTTTCCACAATTAACAACACTTCGATTGTCCAGATGCAATTTAAGAAATTTTCCTGATTTTCTTAGGCATCAAAAAAGAATTGTGGATTTGAAACTTACAGGAAACCATATCAGTGGTCAAATACCAGATTGGATGTTGAGCATAAGCAGAGAAACATTGTCCATCTTGTACCTTTCTGAAAACTCTTTGATTGGGGAGCTTTCGTCTGCTGTATGCAATCTTAGTTCTCTTAAACTGTTCGACATTTCTAGTAATAAGTTGGGTGGTAAGCTTCCTCATTGCCTGTGTAGGTTCAGTAAGTCATTATCGATATTAAGTCTTAGAAACAATACTTTCACCGGTAATATTCCTGAATTTACAGAGGGAATCCAATTGAGGATTATTGATTTTGGTTACAATTTGTTTGAAGGAAAACTATCAAAATCACTTACAAATTGTAGGATGCTTGGTTACCTCAACATGGAAAGCAATAACCTCAATGATGTTTTTCCCTATTGGTTGGGGATTCTTCCAGAGTTGGAAGTTCTTGTATTGAAAGGTAATGAATTTCACGGAATTATTGGGGATCCCATGACCAACCTCCATTTCCCAAAATTACGTATAATTGATCTATCTTACAATAACTTCATTGGAAAACTACCACTGAAATACATCCAAAGTTGGAAGGCCATGAGAAGTACAAGCATTGaagattttaattatttgaaatcgATACCCTTCAAAATCAAAACTTATAATGGTTATAGTTTGAATGTGATTTATTTTTATCACATTACAATAGCAATCAAAGGCAAGTCTATATACTATAAGGAGATCCAAAATATTATTGCAGTCATAAACCTCTCCAACAATAAATTTGATGGAGAAATTCCTGAAATCATTGGAAAGTTAAAAGGGCTCTATTCTCTTGATTTATCAAACAACCGTCTCAAAGGTGTCATACCTTCATCATTAGGAAATCTAAGAGGGCTTGAATCCTTAGACCTTTCCCAAAATGAGCTTTCAAGAGAAATCCCTAGTGAGTTGGATAGACTTTCATTCCTTGGATACTTTAATGTTTCATACAATCACCTCTCAGGGTCTATACCACAATATCATCTAAGTACCTTTGAGAGTAGTTGCTACGAGGGAAACTTGGGATTGTGTGGTATTCCATTGCCAAACTTATGTGGACACTCCAAACCTTTGGAGCAACCACTTCCATCGTTTGAAGAAGATTCAAGCACTCTTTTTCAATTTGGTTGGAAAGTCGTGGCAGTAGGATATGGATGTGGATTCTTAATAGGATTGTTCGTTGAAAAATTTGTGAATGCGAGAAAGCCAAATTGGTTAGTGATGATCTTTGGGATAAGTAGCTGA